A region from the Silene latifolia isolate original U9 population chromosome 7, ASM4854445v1, whole genome shotgun sequence genome encodes:
- the LOC141589667 gene encoding uncharacterized protein LOC141589667 → MVDDENSTSQKPSLHTVYTVTNIQNKVCVLDGAKVSYASWVNLFTLHGRGYKVLNHIDDTPSPAKTDPLYDAWYEIDAHVLQWIYGTMSDDLLPRILEPDSTAQEAWNRVNDIFLNNKGARAASLENEFHTLKLGKFPSFDAYCQRLRGLSGQLKDVGAAISDQRLVLQLVRGLPKEYDTVAAYINQTMPNFETVCSMIELENHRQSSREESTALVAPSAPTSEPRAWDEAAPSSRNTKRHNGKCGNNKGGSTGGGSRHHSKNSNSTPSAPVMSASPWGPMPAWPWTPPPFPYPTYLGWNAPWQPWPAPAQSPRVTSARGNSRRPGFGFGQAHIVSDDGQQQQQPTDLAQAFAALQLQSVHQSPFYMDTGASSHLSADAGTFKFPLNSSTIKSIYVGNGARIPVHGSGHTTLTNPNRTLHLHNVLYTPNIIKNLISVRQFTKENNVSVEFDPRSFSVKDLANGNLILRSNSDDDLYPVSAESTTKSSEPSPNLVAFSSDVWHSRLGHPGANILNLLKSQSSIDCNKKSDNSLCHSCQISKHRRLPFYDSNSNTLAPFDIIHNDLWTSPITSKAGYKYYLIFIDNFTQFVWHVGIDCDETFSPVVKPTTIHTVISLATSRSWPIHQLDVKNAFLHGDLVETVFMHQPPGFVDPAALNHVCRLRKSLYGLKQASRAWYHRFATFIKTRGFTSSTCDQSLFIYKNGAHMAYLLIYVDDIVLTASSAHLLRQIISAFSSEFAMTDLGKLNHFLGIQVQRTGSGLFLSQTQYARDILTRANMGSCNPVSTPVESGAKLSSSAGPLIADSSL, encoded by the exons ATGGTGGACGACGAAAATTCGACTTCTCAAAAGCCATCTCTTCATACAGTTTACACCGTCACTAACATACAGAACAAAGTCTGTGTGTTAGACGGTGCCAAGGTCTCGTATGCGTCATGGGTAAATCTATTTACGCTCCATGGTCGCGGATACAAGGTCCTCAATCACATCGACGACACGCCTTCCCCTGCTAAGACCGATCCATTGTATGACGCCTGGTACGAAATTGATGCCCACGTTTTACAATGGATTTACGGCACCATGTCTGATGATTTGTTGCCACGTATTCTTGAACCCGACTCCACTGCACAAGAGGCCTGGAATCGAGTCAATGATATTTTTCTTAATAACAAAGGTGCCCGTGCTGCAAGTCTTGAGAATGAATTCCACACTCTCAAACTCGGGAAATTTCCCTCTTTCGATGCCTACTGTCAACGACTCCGTGGGTTGTCGGGGCAATTGAAAGACGTCGGGGCTGCAATTAGCGATCAGCGCTTGGTTCTTCAGTTGGTTCGTGGTCTGCCTAAGGAGTATGACACGGTTGCTGCGTATATCAATCAAACAATGCCCAATTTTGAGACGGTGTGTAGCATGATTGAACTTGAGAATCACCGCCAGTCGAGTCGTGAAGAATCCACTGCCTTGGTTGCGCCATCTGCTCCAACCAGTGAACCTCGCGCCTGGGATGAAGCTGCCCCGTCTTCTCGCAACACCAAGCGCCATAATGGTAAGTGTGGGAATAATAAGGGTGGTTCAACTGGCGGGGGTTCCCGTCATCATTCGAAGAATTCAAATTCGACTCCCTCTGCTCCTGTTATGTCAGCCTCGCCGTGGGGCCCTATGCCGGCATGGCCATGGACGCCTCCTCCCTTCCCATATCCAACCTATCTGGGGTGGAATGCTCCCTGGCAGCCATGGCCCGCTCCTGCTCAGTCTCCTCGGGTTACCTCTGCTCGCGGAAATTCTCGTAGGCCAGGCTTCGGTTTTGGGCAGGCTCACATCGTCTCTGACGATggacagcagcagcagcagcccacTGATTTAGCACAAGCTTTTGCGGCTCTTCAACTGCAATCCGTTCATCAGAGTCCATTTTACATGGACACCGGTGCATCGTCCCATTTGAGTGCGGATGCAGGTACGTTTAAATTTCCACTCAATTCTAGTACGATTAAGTCAATTTATGTCGGTAATGGTGCTCGTATTCCAGTTCATGGGTCCGGCCATACTACCTTAACAAACCCAAATAGGACCCTTCACCTGCACAATGTTTTGTATACCCCAAATATAATTAAAAACCTTATTTCCGTTCGCCAATTTACAAAAGAAAATAATGTTTCCGTCGAATTTGACCCGCGTAGTTTTTCTGTGAAGGATTTAGCGAATGGGAATCTGATTCTGAGGAGCAACAGTGACGATGACCTTTACCCTGTGTCAGCCGAGTCCACCACGAAGTCCTCCGAGCCCAGCCCGAACCTCGTTGCCTTTTCGTCTGATGTCTGGCATTCTcgtcttggtcatccgggtgccAATATTTTAAATTTGCTTAAGTCTCAGTCTAGCATCGATTGTAATAAAAAGTCCGATAACTCTTTATGCCATTCTTGTCAGATTAGCAAACATCGTCGATTGCCTTTTTATGATTCAAATTCAAATACTTTAGCTCCGTTCGATATCATTCATAATGACTTGTGGACGTCACCTATCACGAGCAAAGCCGGTTATAAATACTATCTCATTTTCATAGACAATTTCACCCAATTTGTATGG CATGTCGGTATTGATTGTGACGAAACTTTTAGTCCCGTGGTGAAGCCAACCACCATTCATACTGTGATTAGTCTCGCTACTTCTCGCTCTTGGCCCATCCATCAATTGGATGTCAAGAATGCTTTTTTACACGGTGACCTTGTTGAGACGGTGTTTATGCACCAGCCACCCGGTTTTGTTGACCCCGCTGCACTTAATCACGTTTGTCGTCTTCGAAAGTCTTTGTATGGTTTAAAGCAAGCCTCTCGGGCTTGGTATCATCGCTTTGCGACATTTATTAAAACTCGGGGTTTCACGAGCAGCACCTGCGATCAGTCACTCTTTATTTATAAGAATGGTGCTCACATGGCTTATTTGTTaatatatgttgatgatattgttTTAACAGCATCCAGTGCTCATCTTCTTCGTCAAATTATTTCTGCTTTTTCTTCTGAGTTTGCTATGACAGATCTTGGGAAGCTAAACCATTTCCTCGGGATACAAGTCCAGCGCACAGGC